The following coding sequences are from one Pigmentibacter sp. JX0631 window:
- a CDS encoding thioesterase domain-containing protein, translated as MINANKNIFIINKIDNPEVKLIVNHHAGGNAAFYFKFTDYFPKNWEIYLIDLPLRSYHNQVKQLKERDDLYHFFSNTFNEFETGNIAIFGHSLGGHISLELAYYLEEIKNIKIKWLGISSKNPPGQSKNTIPLYTYSDEELINWLRKVNGTPSELLENKEILNLFLPSLRHDLYLYHNLNSSFKLKYKLEIPLSIFYGNKDSGIEKEKITNWKNFTKNTCNIINFEGNHFYFNDNLDFFSNTLISEIKRNLIN; from the coding sequence TTGATTAATGCAAATAAAAATATCTTTATTATAAATAAAATTGATAATCCTGAAGTTAAATTAATAGTAAATCATCATGCAGGCGGAAATGCTGCATTTTATTTTAAATTTACAGATTACTTTCCTAAAAATTGGGAAATCTATTTAATAGATCTACCTCTTAGAAGTTATCATAATCAAGTAAAACAATTAAAAGAAAGAGATGATTTATATCATTTTTTTTCTAATACTTTTAATGAATTTGAAACTGGAAATATTGCAATTTTTGGGCATAGCTTAGGTGGACATATTTCGCTTGAGTTAGCTTACTATTTAGAAGAAATAAAAAATATTAAAATAAAATGGCTCGGTATCTCAAGTAAAAATCCGCCAGGCCAAAGTAAGAATACTATTCCATTATATACCTATAGTGACGAAGAATTGATTAATTGGTTAAGAAAAGTTAATGGCACACCTAGTGAATTGTTAGAAAATAAAGAAATTTTAAATCTATTTTTACCTAGCTTAAGGCACGATCTTTATCTTTATCACAACTTAAATAGTTCATTTAAACTAAAATATAAATTAGAAATTCCTCTATCAATTTTTTATGGAAATAAAGATTCAGGAATTGAAAAAGAAAAAATAACTAATTGGAAAAATTTTACAAAAAACACTTGCAACATAATAAATTTCGAGGGAAATCACTTTTATTTTAATGATAATTTAGACTTTTTTTCAAATACTCTAATTTCTGAAATTAAAAGAAATTTAATAAATTAA
- a CDS encoding NAD(P)/FAD-dependent oxidoreductase: MSINRRDFINGSAVAILAGMSPLEILGKETCQNNYPPELTGLRGSHIGSFENAHALVSGENFNIDTMQSEEFYDLVVVGAGISGLTAAYYYLKKNSKAKILILDNHDDFGGHAKRNEFKQKKNFVLGYGGTESFQSPKHYYQKELNHFLLELGINIDKLGKKFDQEFYKNLGLDFSIFFDKENFGEDKFVLGDPLGSAEVTKNSNSVTEIIENFPLTDEEKFSLLNLLTVKKDYLPDLKSVNEKVEYLKKTSYRNFLLHNVKLSEKIVNIFQQKSHDYLAIGIDGINSYLDARSISLPGLDGMNLPPLDPDTQAEVDEPYIYHFPDGGATIARLLVAKLLPKIFLQKLNMDSIIQTKFNYSFLDLPNSQVRIRLNSTVVHAKNEINNTVSLGYLEKPILDSQGKFIRHGKLHKLTAKHVVMAGYNMMIPFIVPELPSNQKEVLLSNVKAPLIYTNVLLSNWRSFLKLKTHCIYNPSLNYALIKLDFPVNIGHYSHPKNPDKPILLHMVSIPKNNKLGSDARTQFKASRAKLYSTPFSVLENDIRLQLQRILGPTGEFEHEKDILEITINRWPHGYSYSFNPLFDDENSVENLISLAKKPCKNITIANCDAGWNALTHVAIAEAIRAVNEFNFS; this comes from the coding sequence ATGAGTATTAATAGAAGAGACTTTATTAATGGAAGTGCAGTTGCTATTCTGGCAGGAATGTCTCCCCTAGAAATTCTTGGAAAAGAAACTTGTCAAAATAACTATCCACCAGAACTTACTGGTTTAAGAGGCAGCCATATTGGTTCATTTGAAAACGCACATGCTTTAGTTTCTGGTGAAAATTTTAATATTGATACTATGCAAAGTGAAGAGTTTTATGATCTTGTAGTAGTTGGTGCTGGAATAAGTGGTTTAACAGCCGCATATTATTATCTAAAAAAAAATAGCAAAGCAAAAATTTTGATCTTAGATAATCATGATGACTTTGGTGGACATGCCAAAAGAAATGAATTCAAACAAAAGAAAAATTTTGTTTTGGGTTATGGTGGAACTGAATCTTTTCAATCACCAAAACATTATTATCAGAAAGAATTGAATCATTTTCTGCTAGAATTAGGAATAAATATTGATAAACTTGGAAAAAAATTCGATCAAGAATTTTACAAAAATTTGGGACTAGATTTTAGCATATTCTTTGATAAAGAAAATTTTGGAGAAGATAAATTTGTTTTAGGAGACCCATTAGGAAGTGCTGAAGTAACTAAAAATAGTAATTCTGTAACAGAAATTATTGAAAATTTTCCTTTAACTGATGAAGAAAAATTTTCATTACTTAATTTATTGACTGTAAAAAAAGATTATTTACCTGATCTAAAATCCGTTAATGAAAAAGTAGAGTATTTAAAAAAAACAAGTTATAGAAACTTCTTATTACACAATGTTAAGTTAAGTGAAAAAATAGTTAATATTTTTCAGCAAAAAAGTCACGATTATTTGGCGATTGGAATTGATGGAATTAACAGCTACCTAGATGCCAGAAGTATTTCCCTTCCTGGTTTAGACGGGATGAATCTCCCCCCCCTCGACCCAGATACTCAGGCAGAAGTAGATGAGCCATACATTTATCATTTTCCTGATGGCGGGGCTACAATTGCTCGCTTATTAGTAGCAAAATTATTGCCAAAAATATTTTTGCAAAAATTAAATATGGATTCAATAATACAAACTAAATTTAACTATTCTTTCCTAGATTTACCAAATTCACAAGTTAGAATTCGCTTAAATAGTACAGTAGTCCATGCGAAAAATGAAATTAATAATACAGTTTCGTTAGGGTACTTAGAAAAACCTATTTTAGATTCACAAGGGAAATTTATACGTCATGGTAAATTGCATAAACTTACTGCTAAACATGTAGTGATGGCTGGTTACAATATGATGATTCCTTTTATTGTACCAGAACTTCCCAGTAATCAAAAAGAAGTTTTACTTTCAAATGTAAAAGCTCCTTTAATTTATACAAACGTATTACTTTCTAATTGGCGGTCATTTTTAAAATTAAAGACTCATTGTATTTATAATCCCTCTTTAAATTATGCTCTCATTAAATTAGACTTTCCAGTAAATATTGGACATTATTCACATCCCAAAAACCCAGATAAACCCATTTTACTGCATATGGTAAGTATTCCAAAAAACAATAAACTTGGATCTGATGCTCGTACTCAGTTTAAAGCAAGCCGAGCCAAATTATATTCTACGCCATTTTCTGTTTTAGAAAACGATATTAGATTACAGTTACAAAGAATACTTGGACCTACAGGTGAATTTGAACATGAAAAAGATATACTTGAAATCACAATAAATAGATGGCCACATGGATATTCTTATTCATTTAACCCGCTTTTTGATGATGAAAATAGTGTTGAAAATTTAATTTCTTTAGCAAAAAAACCATGCAAAAATATTACTATTGCTAATTGTGATGCGGGTTGGAATGCCCTTACACATGTTGCTATTGCAGAAGCAATAAGAGCAGTGAATGAATTTAATTTTTCTTAA
- a CDS encoding AarF/ABC1/UbiB kinase family protein, translating to MKKDNDAKTRALSLIKTISSTAVKAGNEALKRKLNLSGQSETFMSEAALRLVKGLDELKGAAMKVGQLLSMVDDNILPPGWKDALSKLQSQATAKDWEFIEPILLKEFHDLSFIKHIDKKAVHAASIGQVHKAELIDGRIVAFKVQYPNLEKNVHSDLQNMKKVVKIANLIPNMSNYDKVFDAVEKLFIQELDFYREQKFYDIYHEKFRSNPNIVVPKTIPEYCRKNILTTEWVDAITLQEWMKQNELQLHTAPDCIFTRDKLGSVLLELVFTEVFHFKHIQSDPNPGNFLVTPSGQLVLLDFGATQELSDELIENYATLTLSAIENDLQELVKVAKKMGFLHRHDPPEAKDSFIKLMEIAIEPFLQETYSWKNCKQLKRTNAESIHFMKATKFRAPSSEVLFINRRLGGNLLIMESLGPTVQARSILLKILQEKE from the coding sequence TTGAAAAAAGATAACGATGCCAAAACAAGAGCTTTATCCTTAATAAAAACGATAAGCAGTACTGCGGTGAAAGCTGGAAATGAAGCTCTTAAAAGAAAATTGAATCTATCTGGCCAAAGTGAGACTTTTATGAGCGAAGCTGCTTTACGTTTAGTTAAAGGACTAGATGAATTAAAAGGCGCCGCTATGAAAGTCGGACAACTTTTAAGTATGGTTGACGACAATATTTTACCTCCAGGTTGGAAAGATGCCTTAAGTAAACTGCAATCACAAGCTACAGCAAAAGATTGGGAGTTTATCGAGCCTATTCTGTTAAAAGAATTTCATGATTTAAGTTTTATTAAACATATAGACAAAAAAGCTGTTCATGCAGCAAGCATAGGACAGGTTCATAAAGCCGAATTGATAGATGGACGCATTGTGGCTTTTAAAGTTCAATACCCTAATTTAGAAAAAAATGTTCACTCTGACTTGCAGAACATGAAAAAGGTTGTAAAAATAGCCAATCTTATTCCAAATATGTCAAATTATGATAAAGTTTTTGATGCAGTGGAAAAACTATTTATTCAAGAATTAGACTTTTATCGTGAACAAAAATTTTATGATATTTATCATGAAAAATTCAGAAGTAATCCTAATATTGTAGTTCCTAAAACTATCCCTGAGTATTGCCGAAAAAATATATTAACTACTGAATGGGTTGATGCCATCACTCTACAAGAGTGGATGAAACAAAATGAGTTGCAATTACATACAGCGCCCGATTGTATTTTCACTCGAGATAAACTAGGGAGTGTTTTATTAGAATTGGTATTTACAGAAGTTTTTCATTTCAAACATATCCAATCAGATCCAAATCCAGGCAATTTTTTAGTAACACCTTCTGGGCAATTAGTATTGCTTGATTTTGGCGCAACTCAAGAACTAAGTGATGAACTTATAGAAAATTATGCAACTTTAACCCTTTCAGCCATTGAGAATGATTTGCAGGAATTAGTGAAAGTTGCAAAAAAAATGGGCTTTTTACATAGACATGACCCTCCAGAAGCAAAAGATAGTTTTATTAAATTGATGGAAATTGCTATTGAGCCCTTTCTCCAAGAAACTTATTCATGGAAAAATTGCAAACAATTAAAGCGGACAAATGCTGAATCTATTCATTTTATGAAAGCTACTAAATTTAGAGCTCCTAGCTCTGAAGTTCTCTTTATTAACAGAAGACTTGGTGGTAATTTATTAATCATGGAAAGTTTAGGGCCAACTGTTCAAGCTAGAAGTATTTTACTTAAAATTTTACAGGAAAAAGAGTAA
- the hisS gene encoding histidine--tRNA ligase, producing MSKQTPQLKKNTLSTQGYKGTRDFFPSEQRLKSYLYSKIHKLMVSYGYEEYAGPFVEHLELYAAKSSEEIVKDQLYSFKDKGDRTLAIRPEMTPTLARMVATKQRELIKPIRWYSIPTCMRYERPQRGRLREFDQLNVDIFGGNPLDEDIEIVLTGIDILKSIGASYQDFVVKINHRGIINSFLTKILAIDLENIPPILRLFDKKDKLSAENFQIQCKNLNLSDENIHKINSFMNSSIEECIQLLGEYSAEAKELKLRIDALKELTSSECILYSPDIMRGFDYYTGMVFEFFDRHPSNQRALFGGGRYDNLVGAFGGDELPGVGYGAGDVALINFMEVHGYLPVLNKQTDICVLRFSEQDRMSALKLTQILREKGLNIEAPVSVSKFGKQIQYAEKIGAKAVVFQGEEEIKSQTFSVKWLKTGLQENYELNDNEINNFIKKSALI from the coding sequence ATGTCAAAACAAACACCACAATTAAAAAAAAATACGCTAAGTACCCAAGGTTACAAGGGTACTCGCGATTTTTTTCCCTCTGAACAACGGTTAAAATCTTATCTCTATTCTAAAATTCATAAACTTATGGTGTCTTATGGTTATGAAGAGTATGCTGGGCCTTTTGTGGAACATTTAGAACTATATGCTGCTAAATCCAGTGAAGAAATTGTTAAAGATCAATTATACTCATTTAAAGATAAGGGAGATAGAACTCTTGCTATCAGACCTGAAATGACTCCTACTCTGGCAAGAATGGTGGCTACAAAGCAAAGAGAATTAATAAAACCGATAAGGTGGTACTCTATACCAACATGTATGCGTTATGAGCGTCCTCAAAGGGGAAGATTGAGAGAATTTGATCAATTAAATGTTGATATTTTTGGTGGAAATCCATTAGATGAAGATATTGAAATAGTTCTAACAGGTATTGATATATTAAAATCTATAGGGGCATCTTACCAAGATTTTGTAGTTAAAATAAATCACCGAGGTATAATTAATTCCTTTTTGACAAAAATATTGGCTATAGATCTTGAAAATATACCTCCTATTCTTCGTTTATTCGATAAAAAAGATAAATTATCTGCAGAAAATTTTCAGATTCAATGTAAAAATTTAAATTTGTCTGATGAAAATATTCATAAAATAAATTCTTTTATGAATTCAAGTATTGAAGAGTGTATCCAATTACTTGGTGAATATTCAGCAGAAGCAAAAGAATTAAAGTTAAGAATAGATGCATTAAAAGAACTCACTTCTTCTGAATGTATTTTATATTCGCCTGATATTATGCGTGGTTTTGATTATTATACTGGCATGGTGTTCGAATTTTTTGATCGTCATCCGTCAAACCAACGCGCATTATTTGGTGGAGGTCGTTACGATAATTTAGTAGGTGCTTTTGGTGGTGATGAATTACCGGGAGTTGGTTATGGTGCTGGAGATGTGGCTCTCATTAATTTCATGGAAGTTCATGGCTATTTGCCAGTATTAAATAAACAGACAGATATTTGTGTTTTGCGTTTTTCGGAGCAAGATAGAATGTCTGCTTTAAAATTAACTCAAATTTTGAGAGAAAAAGGTTTAAATATTGAAGCCCCTGTTTCTGTATCTAAGTTTGGGAAGCAAATTCAATATGCAGAAAAAATAGGTGCAAAAGCAGTTGTTTTTCAAGGTGAAGAAGAAATTAAAAGCCAAACTTTTTCGGTTAAGTGGTTAAAAACTGGATTACAAGAAAATTATGAATTAAATGATAATGAAATTAATAATTTTATTAAAAAATCTGCTCTTATTTAA
- a CDS encoding VTT domain-containing protein: MDSLISFVYYLLGFLKDPILLIQTVGYIGLIIIVFAETGLLLGFFLPGDSLLIAAGLFAAKGDMNIVILLVTLTIAGIIGDAVGFYIGRKLGPLLYQKKDSFFFRRKHLLAAHDFYEKHGGKTIILARFIPIIRTFAPTVAGAAEMQYLRFAIFNIVGGFLWVWSMLLAGYFLGKTFGDKINDYIHYLIVGVIIISFLPILIKWLQAKKIEKKQA; encoded by the coding sequence ATGGATTCTTTAATTTCTTTTGTGTATTACTTACTAGGATTTCTAAAAGATCCTATCTTACTAATTCAAACAGTCGGATATATAGGTTTAATAATTATTGTTTTTGCTGAAACTGGTTTATTATTAGGTTTTTTCTTACCAGGAGATTCGTTATTAATTGCAGCTGGTTTATTTGCTGCAAAAGGTGACATGAATATTGTTATTTTATTAGTAACTTTAACAATAGCTGGAATTATTGGTGATGCTGTCGGATTTTATATTGGAAGAAAATTAGGACCTTTACTTTATCAGAAAAAAGATTCTTTTTTCTTTCGGCGAAAACATTTATTAGCAGCGCATGATTTTTATGAAAAACATGGTGGTAAAACCATTATACTTGCTAGATTTATCCCAATCATAAGAACATTTGCTCCCACTGTTGCTGGCGCAGCTGAAATGCAATATCTGCGTTTCGCTATTTTTAATATTGTTGGAGGTTTCTTGTGGGTTTGGAGTATGCTTCTTGCGGGGTATTTTTTAGGAAAAACTTTTGGTGATAAAATAAATGATTATATTCATTACTTAATAGTGGGTGTTATTATTATTTCATTCCTACCAATTTTAATTAAATGGTTACAAGCTAAAAAAATTGAAAAGAAACAAGCTTAA
- a CDS encoding 6-carboxytetrahydropterin synthase — MLTLKRMFSFCASHRLYNPNFSDEKNHSIFGKCSGMNGHGHNYKLEVVVSGNIDPETGMLFNLQTLKQLVNENIINDVDHKHLNHDVLWLQGKIPTTEILVESIWERLEYKMKEEKITLIQLESITVWETENNIVTKTKK, encoded by the coding sequence ATGTTAACTTTAAAAAGAATGTTTTCTTTCTGTGCTAGTCATAGATTATATAACCCAAATTTTAGTGATGAAAAAAATCATTCAATTTTTGGTAAATGTTCTGGTATGAATGGTCATGGCCATAATTATAAATTAGAGGTTGTAGTTAGTGGTAATATAGATCCTGAGACAGGAATGTTATTTAATCTTCAAACTTTAAAGCAATTAGTCAATGAAAATATTATTAATGATGTTGATCATAAACATTTAAATCATGATGTATTATGGTTACAAGGTAAAATTCCAACTACAGAAATTTTAGTAGAAAGTATTTGGGAAAGATTAGAATATAAAATGAAAGAAGAAAAAATTACATTAATTCAGTTAGAATCAATAACGGTTTGGGAAACAGAAAATAATATTGTTACTAAAACAAAAAAATAA
- a CDS encoding ElyC/SanA/YdcF family protein has product MIPKFISLPLKILKFIFISVFLIFSIVCLIFLATNTIMYINSQSSETQTTAKEFAIVLGASVHGDSLSGLLKARMEKAIELYDKKLVKTILMSGDGTDSYYNETAAMKKYALKHGIPEEVLITDEKGYNTYATILRAKEVFNAQSAYIISQNFHLARAVWLAREIGIDAQGVNAGESKNNWYYSFREFLARTKDYFQVVFKVTPYDDKFFDWIY; this is encoded by the coding sequence TTGATTCCAAAATTCATTTCGTTGCCATTAAAAATCCTAAAGTTTATTTTCATTTCTGTTTTCTTAATTTTTTCAATTGTTTGTCTCATTTTTTTAGCAACTAACACAATTATGTATATTAATTCTCAAAGTTCAGAAACACAGACCACTGCAAAAGAATTTGCCATTGTATTAGGCGCTAGTGTGCATGGTGATTCTTTATCAGGCTTATTAAAAGCTAGAATGGAAAAAGCAATAGAATTATATGATAAAAAGCTGGTTAAAACTATTTTAATGAGTGGAGATGGTACTGATAGTTATTATAATGAAACAGCAGCAATGAAAAAATATGCATTAAAACATGGTATTCCTGAGGAAGTATTAATTACTGATGAAAAGGGATATAATACTTATGCTACAATTTTAAGAGCAAAAGAAGTTTTTAATGCTCAAAGTGCTTATATTATTAGTCAAAATTTTCATTTAGCTAGAGCTGTTTGGCTTGCGAGAGAAATTGGAATAGACGCACAAGGCGTTAATGCTGGAGAAAGCAAAAATAATTGGTACTATTCATTTAGAGAATTTTTAGCAAGAACCAAAGACTACTTTCAAGTAGTCTTTAAAGTAACGCCATATGATGATAAATTTTTTGATTGGATTTATTAA
- a CDS encoding tetratricopeptide repeat protein: MQNSLNDFRSALFAADFQLAENIGLDQIQQLGEKADWLNELGLLFLMKGDLPEALRFFDRAIQADANFIEAQFNATIILSDLGFYDEAAIRFQDACQREGVILARKHYDMTLFYQSVGKFQEAIEEIQKAIQLIKDHDYYVELTRIHIELQQFSEALQSINEALIINPQSSIAQNLKQQCEQTLDHYIASRNSGKELENKIMQ, encoded by the coding sequence GTGCAAAATTCTTTAAATGATTTTCGTTCAGCACTGTTTGCGGCAGACTTTCAATTAGCTGAAAATATTGGACTTGATCAAATTCAGCAATTAGGCGAAAAGGCTGATTGGTTGAATGAATTAGGTCTTTTATTTTTAATGAAAGGAGATCTGCCTGAAGCTCTCAGGTTTTTTGATCGCGCTATTCAAGCCGATGCTAATTTTATAGAAGCTCAATTTAATGCAACTATTATATTAAGTGACTTAGGTTTTTATGACGAAGCAGCTATTCGTTTTCAAGATGCTTGTCAAAGGGAAGGAGTTATTCTTGCAAGAAAACATTATGATATGACTCTTTTTTATCAATCAGTTGGAAAATTTCAGGAAGCTATAGAAGAAATTCAAAAAGCTATTCAACTTATTAAGGATCATGATTACTATGTCGAATTGACTCGTATACATATTGAATTACAACAATTCAGTGAAGCTTTGCAAAGTATCAATGAAGCTTTGATAATAAATCCTCAAAGTTCAATTGCTCAAAATTTAAAACAGCAATGTGAACAAACTTTAGATCATTACATAGCAAGTCGTAATTCTGGTAAAGAACTTGAAAATAAGATAATGCAATAA
- a CDS encoding Dps family protein, protein MKANIGINKSNISKVVSILSNYLADSYFLYFKTHGFHWNVTGMFFQPLHKLFDEQYNSLFSSLDEIAERIRSLGEFVPASYIQLKDLTCLKELKEVPKDMEMLKVLAEDHETIIRNLRTWIDEVTTAGDVGTADFLTARIEEHEKTAWMLRSHLV, encoded by the coding sequence ATGAAGGCTAATATTGGAATCAATAAATCAAATATTTCTAAAGTAGTTAGCATACTCTCAAACTATCTAGCAGATTCTTATTTTCTTTATTTTAAAACCCATGGTTTCCATTGGAATGTTACAGGTATGTTTTTCCAACCTTTGCATAAACTATTTGATGAGCAATATAATTCGCTTTTTTCAAGTTTAGACGAAATAGCTGAACGAATTCGTTCTTTGGGAGAATTTGTTCCTGCATCATATATTCAATTAAAAGATCTTACTTGCCTCAAAGAATTAAAAGAAGTCCCTAAAGATATGGAAATGCTAAAAGTTCTTGCAGAAGACCACGAAACCATAATTCGAAACTTACGTACTTGGATAGATGAAGTAACTACAGCTGGTGATGTTGGGACAGCCGATTTTCTAACCGCAAGAATTGAAGAACACGAAAAAACGGCTTGGATGCTCCGTAGTCATCTTGTATAA
- a CDS encoding adenylosuccinate synthase codes for MKLKHGAATLVLGVQYGDEGKGKLVDVLAEQAELVCRVQGGNNAGHTIWVNGEKIVTQLLPSGILRENCEIGIGAGVVVDPFVLRDEIKKIKSQGYDITPERLHVDYRASVILPYHKNMDLKRELERSKNTTKIGTTGRGIGPTYASRAYREGPRIAEIASPENFKNWLKANPYLAEGLEGKLLDEFLETAELLRPYMKDLAMIANNRLSQGARVLLEGAQGAMLDVSFGTYPYVTSSNLVAGSCAGGLGIPPWKVSSILGVIKAYSTRVGNGPYPAELTGPFADELRKRGHEFGTNTGRPRSVGWLDLVALRYLAKINGLTGLAIMKADVLAGIEHIGLITNYNDKRTNKEMNGYPMTQNAWDNVEPVVEFMDGWDNVAVGTNLNKNYKAFVKKIEEFIDVPSAYISTGAERSEGIWLA; via the coding sequence ATGAAATTAAAACATGGCGCTGCAACCCTCGTCTTAGGAGTCCAATATGGCGACGAAGGAAAAGGGAAGCTTGTAGATGTTTTGGCAGAACAAGCTGAACTGGTGTGTCGTGTCCAAGGTGGAAATAATGCTGGACATACAATTTGGGTAAATGGTGAAAAAATAGTTACACAACTTTTACCTTCAGGCATTCTTAGAGAAAATTGTGAAATTGGAATTGGAGCTGGAGTCGTTGTTGATCCTTTTGTTTTAAGAGATGAAATTAAAAAAATAAAATCTCAAGGATATGACATCACACCTGAAAGACTACATGTCGATTACAGAGCAAGTGTTATTTTACCATATCACAAAAACATGGATCTTAAACGTGAATTAGAGCGTTCTAAAAATACAACAAAAATTGGAACAACTGGAAGAGGAATTGGACCAACTTACGCTAGTAGAGCTTACCGTGAAGGACCACGAATAGCAGAAATTGCAAGTCCTGAAAATTTTAAAAACTGGTTAAAAGCAAATCCTTACTTGGCTGAAGGATTAGAAGGAAAACTGCTCGATGAGTTTTTAGAAACCGCTGAATTATTAAGACCTTATATGAAAGATTTGGCTATGATTGCCAATAACAGACTTTCTCAAGGCGCTAGAGTACTGCTCGAAGGAGCTCAAGGAGCTATGCTTGATGTCAGTTTTGGTACCTATCCTTATGTTACTTCAAGTAATTTAGTGGCTGGTTCCTGTGCTGGTGGGTTAGGAATACCACCTTGGAAAGTTTCAAGTATTCTTGGAGTTATTAAGGCTTACTCAACAAGAGTTGGAAATGGGCCTTATCCTGCCGAATTAACAGGACCTTTTGCTGATGAACTCCGCAAACGTGGGCATGAATTTGGGACAAATACAGGTCGCCCACGCTCAGTTGGCTGGCTCGATCTCGTAGCTTTACGTTATTTAGCTAAAATTAATGGCTTAACTGGTCTTGCCATTATGAAAGCAGATGTTCTTGCTGGAATTGAACATATTGGACTTATAACAAATTACAATGACAAACGAACAAATAAAGAAATGAATGGCTACCCTATGACGCAAAATGCATGGGACAATGTTGAACCTGTAGTTGAGTTTATGGATGGATGGGATAATGTTGCGGTTGGTACTAATTTAAACAAAAATTATAAAGCTTTTGTGAAAAAAATTGAAGAATTCATAGATGTTCCAAGTGCATATATCTCAACGGGAGCAGAAAGAAGCGAAGGCATCTGGTTAGCATAA
- a CDS encoding diphosphate--fructose-6-phosphate 1-phosphotransferase has product MILQGNALIIQSGGPTAVINQSLAGIMGASRDYPDKIQKVLGAYHGLHGVLYENLVDLSAEDTRVWRTIAISPGAALGSARIKPRHSDLDRIFEVFSAHNIKFVFYNGGNDSAEAAQLIREEANKRHYDVRILHIPKTIDNDLMVTDHCPGYGSVAKVVSHIIAGDDLDNRSFFNSVKINVVMGRHAGWIAAATAIAKKGHIDIEDDDEVGPHLIYLPEVEFNEKKFLSDVQKTYNRIGRATIVVAEGIADQLGEEKFSGEVDEFGNALLSSSGKLGDYLSNLIKKNLVYNTAFGKLRCRADTLGYLQRSLAGMASETDQADAFLVGSMAVHYMMKGESDKMVTLVRLPGTTYKCETSLCDLKLVAQKTKLMPRSMINKEENGVTEEFFEYVLPLAGSVPEIHALKPKHLKKHLIDYVRPEK; this is encoded by the coding sequence ATGATACTTCAAGGCAATGCTCTCATTATTCAATCAGGCGGCCCCACAGCTGTTATCAATCAATCACTGGCTGGAATTATGGGAGCAAGTCGTGACTATCCAGATAAAATTCAAAAAGTTCTAGGAGCATACCATGGTTTGCATGGTGTGTTGTATGAAAATTTAGTAGATTTATCGGCTGAAGATACTCGAGTTTGGCGAACCATCGCCATTTCCCCAGGTGCTGCCTTAGGTTCTGCAAGAATAAAACCAAGACATAGTGATTTAGACAGAATTTTTGAGGTTTTTTCAGCACACAACATTAAATTTGTTTTTTATAATGGTGGAAATGACTCTGCTGAAGCTGCTCAATTAATTAGAGAAGAAGCAAACAAAAGACACTACGATGTTAGAATTCTGCATATACCTAAAACAATTGATAATGATCTTATGGTAACCGATCATTGCCCCGGTTATGGTAGTGTAGCAAAAGTCGTATCCCACATTATTGCAGGTGATGACCTAGATAATAGAAGCTTTTTTAATAGTGTAAAAATAAATGTTGTCATGGGAAGACACGCTGGGTGGATAGCTGCGGCAACCGCCATTGCTAAAAAAGGGCACATCGATATTGAAGATGATGATGAAGTAGGTCCTCATCTTATCTATCTTCCAGAAGTAGAATTTAACGAAAAAAAATTTCTATCCGATGTACAAAAGACATATAACAGAATTGGTAGAGCTACTATTGTTGTTGCAGAAGGGATAGCTGATCAATTAGGTGAAGAAAAATTCTCTGGTGAAGTCGATGAATTTGGCAATGCACTACTTTCAAGTTCAGGAAAATTAGGGGATTATCTTTCAAATTTAATCAAAAAAAATCTTGTATATAATACCGCATTTGGAAAACTTCGTTGCAGAGCTGATACTTTAGGATATTTGCAACGCTCATTAGCAGGAATGGCCTCTGAAACCGATCAAGCTGACGCATTTTTAGTTGGCTCTATGGCTGTACATTACATGATGAAAGGTGAGTCTGATAAAATGGTAACTTTGGTAAGACTGCCTGGCACAACATATAAATGTGAAACTTCTCTTTGCGATTTAAAATTAGTTGCTCAAAAGACAAAACTTATGCCCAGAAGTATGATTAACAAAGAAGAAAATGGAGTAACTGAAGAGTTTTTTGAATATGTCCTACCATTAGCGGGTTCAGTCCCTGAAATTCATGCTTTAAAACCAAAACATTTAAAGAAGCATTTGATCGACTACGTTAGGCCAGAAAAATAG